In the genome of Xanthomonas translucens pv. cerealis, one region contains:
- a CDS encoding aminotransferase-like domain-containing protein, with protein sequence MLLYEALATQLRQQIERGTLHAGERLPSIRQLAANHGISTATAVQACLQLEREGRVQARPRSGYFVRAAAAPLPAATAPARRRTPGVVDNPALQGVLDMLARSDLVPLHTATPAPALLPAAQLAAALSRQLRRHRAVALDYAPPQGHAALRRQIAQRYAHCATTVAADEVVVTAGAMEAISLALRTLTAPGDVVLVETPTYHGILQAVAALRLKVLEVPTRAGHGIDPARLDTLLQRTPARAAVLVPNFNNPLGSLTPDSAKRALLDSCARHGTVVIEDDIYGELDWSGQRPRPLRHFDTHGNVITCGAFSKVLAPGLRVGWLLGGEWSDALVRAKYFSTVGSASLPQLALADYLERHDLERHLRKLRRTLADNGQRLREAIVRHWPADTRIGDPAGGLSLWLQLADGSSGQALFEAALAAGIGTSPGHLYSSRGDYADHLRLSCGQPWNDDLDAAMRRLGALAARLPR encoded by the coding sequence ATGCTCCTGTACGAAGCGCTCGCCACGCAGCTGCGCCAGCAGATCGAGCGCGGCACGCTGCATGCCGGCGAACGCCTGCCGTCGATCCGGCAACTGGCAGCGAACCACGGCATCAGCACCGCCACCGCGGTGCAAGCCTGCCTGCAACTAGAACGCGAAGGACGGGTGCAGGCACGGCCGCGCTCGGGCTATTTCGTGCGCGCGGCCGCGGCGCCACTGCCGGCCGCCACCGCGCCGGCGCGGCGGCGCACGCCTGGCGTGGTCGACAACCCGGCGCTGCAAGGCGTGCTCGACATGCTCGCGCGCTCGGACCTCGTGCCGCTGCACACCGCCACCCCGGCGCCGGCGCTGCTGCCGGCCGCGCAACTTGCTGCCGCACTGTCGCGGCAACTGCGCCGCCATCGCGCCGTCGCACTCGACTACGCACCGCCGCAAGGCCACGCCGCGCTGCGCCGGCAGATCGCACAGCGCTACGCGCACTGCGCGACCACGGTGGCGGCTGACGAAGTGGTGGTGACCGCCGGCGCGATGGAGGCGATCAGCCTGGCGCTGCGCACGCTCACCGCGCCAGGCGACGTGGTGCTGGTGGAAACGCCGACCTACCACGGCATCCTGCAGGCCGTCGCAGCGCTGCGGCTGAAAGTGCTGGAAGTACCCACCCGCGCCGGCCACGGCATCGACCCCGCGCGCCTGGACACGCTGCTGCAACGCACCCCGGCGCGCGCGGCGGTGCTGGTGCCCAACTTCAACAATCCGCTCGGCAGCCTTACCCCCGACAGCGCCAAGCGCGCCCTGCTCGACAGCTGCGCGCGCCACGGCACCGTGGTGATCGAGGACGACATCTACGGCGAACTGGATTGGTCCGGGCAACGGCCGCGCCCCCTGCGCCACTTCGACACCCACGGCAACGTGATCACCTGCGGCGCGTTCTCCAAGGTGCTGGCGCCGGGCCTGCGCGTGGGCTGGCTGCTCGGCGGCGAATGGAGCGACGCGCTTGTCCGCGCCAAGTATTTCTCCACCGTCGGCAGCGCCAGCCTGCCGCAGCTGGCGCTGGCCGATTACCTGGAACGGCACGACCTGGAACGGCACCTGCGCAAGCTGCGCCGCACCCTCGCCGACAACGGCCAGCGCCTGCGCGAGGCGATCGTGCGGCACTGGCCGGCCGACACCCGGATCGGCGATCCCGCCGGCGGATTGTCGTTATGGCTGCAGCTGGCCGACGGCAGCAGCGGCCAGGCCTTGTTCGAAGCGGCGCTGGCCGCAGGCATCGGCACCTCGCCCGGACACCTGTATTCCAGCCGTGGCGACTACGCCGATCATCTGCGCCTGAGCTGCGGTCAGCCGTGGAACGATGACCTGGACGCGGCCATGCGCCGGCTAGGCGCATTGGCTGCGCGGCTGCCGCGCTGA
- a CDS encoding PhzF family phenazine biosynthesis protein codes for MPLSVFIVDAFTAVPFQGNPAAVVPLQAWLPDALMQAIASENNLSETAFFVRDADGVFDIRWFSPLKEVAFCGHATLASAYVIASQRLAPFPLRLRAAAVGELGVERLDDGSFEMRFPNQAPALLASVPQALRDALSIAPQAVYVNQQAYIAVYAHERQVRALVPDLARMLALAPRDVAVTAPGSSHDFVSRYFWPANGGAEDPVTGSIHAALAPLWAQALGKPQLTALQASARGGVLGCRVESLYVYVRGSAVQYLHGTIAL; via the coding sequence ATGCCGCTTTCCGTGTTCATCGTCGATGCCTTCACCGCGGTCCCGTTCCAGGGCAATCCGGCCGCCGTGGTGCCATTACAAGCCTGGCTGCCGGATGCGCTGATGCAGGCCATCGCCAGCGAGAACAATCTGTCTGAGACCGCATTCTTCGTGCGCGATGCGGATGGCGTGTTCGATATTCGCTGGTTCTCGCCGCTGAAAGAAGTCGCCTTTTGCGGCCATGCGACCCTGGCCAGCGCTTACGTGATCGCCAGCCAGCGACTGGCGCCGTTCCCGCTGCGCTTGCGTGCGGCGGCGGTCGGCGAACTGGGGGTGGAGAGGCTGGACGACGGCAGTTTCGAGATGCGCTTTCCGAATCAGGCGCCGGCCTTGTTGGCGTCGGTACCGCAGGCCTTGCGCGATGCCTTGTCGATCGCACCGCAGGCGGTGTATGTCAACCAGCAGGCGTATATCGCGGTGTACGCGCACGAGCGCCAGGTGCGCGCGCTGGTACCGGATCTGGCGCGGATGCTGGCATTGGCGCCGCGCGATGTCGCGGTGACCGCGCCCGGCAGCAGCCACGACTTCGTATCGCGCTATTTCTGGCCGGCCAATGGCGGCGCCGAGGATCCGGTGACCGGCTCCATCCACGCCGCACTGGCGCCGTTGTGGGCGCAGGCGCTGGGCAAGCCGCAGCTGACCGCGTTGCAGGCCTCGGCGCGTGGGGGGGTGCTTGGCTGCCGGGTCGAGTCGCTCTACGTGTATGTCCGCGGCAGCGCGGTGCAGTACCTTCACGGGACGATCGCGTTGTGA
- a CDS encoding DMT family transporter, translating into MSATVAAPVGAARRALWQLLLAEVLIGSVGVFVHESGQDPVTAVFYRCLFGALFLTLCGLLGGQLRGLWRERRLLRDAAVSGLLLVLNWVALFAGMARSSIGVATMVYHVFPFVMLILAALLQGERTRRSDLGWTLLAFVGVACSADPARLWQTADRGYLLGIALTLLAALLCGASLLMSRRIGRERPLAVVTVQCWVGTLLLAGFSSGSALHPGMHWLWLVGLGVIHSGIVYVLFYSSYRHLHVATIAILAFVYPLVTLLLDYLLYGHRLVPVQWLGLALIVLGTLAVNLKWRWPRRAAGPVAGGAAR; encoded by the coding sequence GTGAGCGCGACCGTCGCCGCTCCCGTCGGCGCCGCGCGGCGCGCGCTGTGGCAGTTGTTGCTGGCCGAAGTGCTGATCGGCTCGGTCGGCGTGTTCGTGCACGAGAGCGGGCAGGACCCGGTGACCGCGGTGTTCTACCGCTGCCTGTTCGGCGCGCTGTTCCTCACCCTGTGCGGCCTGCTCGGCGGCCAGCTGCGCGGGCTGTGGCGCGAGCGCAGGCTGCTGCGCGACGCTGCGGTCAGCGGCCTGCTGCTGGTGTTGAACTGGGTGGCGCTGTTCGCCGGCATGGCGCGATCGTCGATCGGCGTGGCGACGATGGTCTACCACGTGTTCCCGTTCGTGATGCTGATCCTGGCGGCGTTGTTGCAGGGCGAGCGCACGCGCCGCAGCGATCTGGGCTGGACGCTGCTGGCCTTCGTCGGCGTTGCCTGTTCGGCGGACCCGGCGCGGCTGTGGCAGACGGCCGATCGCGGCTATCTGCTCGGCATCGCGCTGACCCTGCTGGCGGCGCTGCTGTGCGGCGCGTCGCTGCTGATGTCGCGGCGCATCGGCCGCGAGCGGCCGCTGGCGGTGGTGACGGTGCAGTGCTGGGTGGGCACGCTGCTGCTGGCGGGATTTTCCAGCGGCAGCGCATTGCATCCGGGCATGCACTGGCTGTGGCTGGTGGGGTTGGGGGTGATCCACAGCGGCATTGTCTACGTGCTGTTCTATTCGTCGTACCGGCATCTGCACGTGGCGACGATCGCGATCCTGGCGTTCGTGTACCCGCTGGTCACGCTGTTGCTGGACTACCTGCTGTACGGCCACCGGCTGGTGCCGGTGCAATGGCTGGGCCTGGCGCTGATCGTGCTCGGCACGCTGGCGGTGAACCTGAAATGGCGCTGGCCACGGCGCGCTGCAGGCCCGGTGGCGGGTGGCGCTGCGCGCTAG
- a CDS encoding GH12 family glycosyl hydrolase domain-containing protein, whose protein sequence is MHDVQISPITALHPRAAAPLRRRLLQALFAVSCLAAVPLALAAPYKIFGKHYAWVNDFNDPNNGIQGTFGTGSTPELTVAFNFPNSSLYGYPAIVRGWHYDWNPTSDTLFPRQVASLSTIPVKFTYSAGGSNLDGDFAYDLFFRRDTNKGVPQLEVMIWGGNNSYPVGLPSASNVLIAGGDSFDLWEGDNSAAGYYVYTFIPHGTAGQPNLPTSGKLNVDVKPFLNWLQANRSKDGRYSNALYLQVVEAGFEVIRGNGWAKVSAAIDAH, encoded by the coding sequence ATGCATGATGTCCAGATCTCTCCGATTACCGCACTGCACCCGCGCGCTGCCGCGCCGTTGCGCCGACGCCTTTTGCAGGCGTTGTTCGCGGTGTCGTGCCTGGCTGCCGTGCCGTTGGCCTTGGCCGCGCCTTACAAGATCTTCGGCAAGCATTACGCGTGGGTCAATGATTTCAACGACCCCAACAACGGGATCCAGGGCACGTTCGGCACCGGCAGCACCCCGGAACTGACGGTGGCCTTCAATTTCCCCAATTCCAGCCTGTACGGGTATCCGGCGATCGTGCGCGGCTGGCACTACGACTGGAACCCGACCAGCGATACCTTGTTCCCGCGGCAGGTGGCGTCGCTGAGCACGATCCCGGTCAAGTTCACCTACAGCGCCGGTGGCAGCAACCTGGACGGTGATTTCGCCTACGACCTGTTCTTCCGCCGCGACACCAACAAGGGCGTGCCGCAGCTGGAAGTGATGATCTGGGGCGGAAACAACTCCTATCCGGTCGGGTTGCCCAGCGCCAGCAACGTGCTCATTGCCGGCGGTGATAGCTTCGACCTGTGGGAAGGCGATAACAGTGCCGCCGGCTACTACGTCTACACCTTCATCCCGCACGGCACCGCCGGGCAGCCCAATCTGCCCACCAGCGGCAAGCTCAACGTCGACGTCAAGCCGTTCCTGAACTGGCTGCAGGCCAACCGCAGCAAAGACGGCCGCTACAGCAATGCGCTGTACCTGCAGGTCGTCGAGGCGGGCTTCGAGGTGATACGCGGCAACGGCTGGGCCAAGGTCAGTGCGGCCATCGACGCGCATTGA
- a CDS encoding rhamnogalacturonan lyase B N-terminal domain-containing protein: MQRLLSLLLCCCVFCGALPAAAQSGNFGVTHSGKRIVVDSGAHLVFSVDTGNGDIVSMRYDGSELQSPEGKGSQIASGLGTAAVAARTIGDTIVVSAKAGDLTQYYMARKGRDALYMATYAPTLLPIGELRFVTRLDVAKLPNAEREPDCNVGEAIESHDVFLLPDGRTSSKFYSARRAIDDAMHGVSGPGVAVYMLMGDRERSSGGPFFKDIATQKTAATHELYNYMFSNHTQTEPYRGGLHGVYALLFTDGGAPSAAATDLGFVDATLGLQGFLDESGRGAVSGRVSGVAAGQPARVGLSNDDAQYWAAAAANGTFRIDGVRPGRYRITLYQNELEVAQNTLEVYAGATAQAALQAATQPGQMQWQIGVPDGTPSGFRNAALLASAHPSDTRMAPWGPLVYRVGSSALGDFPAVQWRGVNTPTRIEFVLAAKDVRDYRLRLYIPLAQADGRPQVRVNGRWNGPLPSVPTQPDSRGITRGTYRGNNTVYDIDIPATALQAGVNAVQIDIASGSPDNGFLGPALVFDSVQLLVM; this comes from the coding sequence ATGCAACGCCTGCTCTCCCTGCTCCTGTGCTGCTGCGTTTTCTGCGGCGCCCTGCCCGCCGCGGCGCAAAGCGGAAACTTCGGTGTCACCCACAGCGGCAAGCGCATCGTCGTCGATAGCGGCGCCCACCTGGTGTTCAGCGTGGACACCGGCAACGGCGACATCGTGTCGATGCGTTACGACGGCAGCGAGCTGCAGAGTCCCGAAGGCAAAGGTTCGCAGATCGCCTCCGGCCTCGGCACGGCCGCGGTCGCGGCACGCACCATCGGCGACACCATCGTGGTCTCGGCCAAGGCCGGCGACCTGACCCAGTACTACATGGCGCGCAAAGGACGCGACGCGCTGTACATGGCGACCTATGCGCCCACGCTGCTGCCGATCGGCGAACTGCGCTTCGTCACCCGGCTCGATGTCGCCAAGCTGCCGAACGCCGAGCGCGAACCCGACTGCAACGTCGGCGAGGCGATCGAGAGCCACGACGTGTTCCTGCTCCCCGATGGCCGCACCAGTTCCAAGTTCTACTCGGCGCGGCGCGCGATCGACGACGCCATGCACGGCGTCAGCGGTCCCGGCGTGGCGGTCTACATGCTGATGGGCGATCGCGAACGCAGTTCCGGCGGCCCGTTCTTCAAGGACATCGCCACGCAGAAAACCGCGGCGACCCACGAACTGTACAACTACATGTTTTCCAACCACACCCAGACCGAACCCTACCGCGGCGGCCTGCATGGCGTGTACGCGCTGCTGTTCACCGATGGCGGCGCGCCCTCGGCTGCGGCCACCGATCTGGGCTTCGTCGATGCGACGCTGGGGCTGCAGGGCTTCCTGGACGAAAGCGGCCGCGGCGCGGTGTCCGGCCGCGTGTCCGGCGTCGCCGCCGGGCAACCGGCGCGGGTCGGCCTGAGCAACGACGACGCGCAGTACTGGGCCGCGGCCGCGGCCAACGGCACGTTCCGGATCGACGGCGTGCGACCGGGACGCTATCGCATCACCCTGTACCAGAACGAGCTGGAGGTGGCGCAGAACACGCTCGAGGTGTATGCCGGCGCGACCGCGCAGGCGGCCTTGCAGGCAGCGACGCAACCAGGCCAGATGCAGTGGCAGATCGGCGTGCCCGACGGCACCCCGAGCGGTTTCCGCAATGCCGCCCTGCTCGCCAGCGCGCATCCTTCCGACACGCGCATGGCGCCCTGGGGTCCGCTGGTGTACCGGGTCGGGAGCAGCGCCCTCGGCGATTTCCCGGCCGTGCAGTGGCGTGGGGTCAACACGCCCACCCGCATCGAATTCGTATTGGCCGCCAAAGACGTCCGCGACTACCGCCTGCGCCTGTACATCCCGCTGGCGCAGGCCGACGGCCGCCCGCAGGTGCGGGTGAACGGGCGCTGGAACGGGCCGCTGCCATCGGTCCCCACGCAGCCGGACAGCCGCGGCATCACCCGCGGCACCTACCGCGGCAACAACACCGTGTACGACATCGACATCCCGGCCACGGCATTGCAGGCCGGGGTCAATGCAGTGCAGATCGACATCGCCTCCGGCTCGCCCGACAACGGATTCCTCGGCCCGGCGCTGGTCTTCGATAGCGTGCAGTTGTTGGTCATGTAG
- a CDS encoding DUF924 family protein — translation MTQTLPCDVVEFWRSAGRERWFAANESFDANVRQHFLDAHHAAARDEYAVWMDSAEDALALLVLLDQVPRNAFRGSAHAYATDGLARRYAHRALACGYDQQVEPALRMFFYLPYEHAEDAALQREAVELFSALGDADSLQWATQHEDIIQRFGRFPHRNAALGRDSTPDEQRFLDEGGFAG, via the coding sequence ATGACCCAGACCCTGCCGTGCGATGTCGTGGAGTTCTGGCGCAGCGCCGGCCGCGAGCGCTGGTTCGCCGCCAACGAATCGTTCGACGCGAACGTGCGCCAGCATTTCCTCGACGCGCATCACGCCGCGGCGCGCGACGAATACGCGGTGTGGATGGACAGCGCCGAGGACGCGCTGGCGCTGCTGGTGTTGCTTGACCAGGTGCCGCGCAACGCCTTCCGCGGCAGCGCCCACGCCTACGCCACCGATGGCCTGGCCCGGCGCTACGCGCACCGGGCGCTGGCGTGCGGCTACGACCAGCAGGTCGAGCCGGCGTTGCGCATGTTCTTCTACCTGCCGTACGAGCACGCCGAAGACGCGGCATTGCAGCGCGAGGCGGTGGAACTGTTCAGTGCGCTCGGCGATGCCGACAGCCTGCAGTGGGCCACCCAGCACGAGGACATCATCCAGCGCTTCGGGCGCTTCCCGCATCGCAATGCGGCGCTGGGGCGGGACAGCACGCCGGACGAGCAGCGTTTTCTGGACGAGGGCGGTTTCGCAGGTTGA
- the grxD gene encoding Grx4 family monothiol glutaredoxin, with the protein MSLDPALRSRIETLLSSNRVVLFMKGQPSMPQCGFSAKAVGALNELGVDFAHVNVLADQDIREGIKAYGDWPTIPQLYVDGELVGGSDIILQMAGSGELSELLGVQAPDRTPPSITITDAAADMLRGALADAPGATLALAIDAQFQPNFQLAPTDPNAIAAESNGLRVQFDLASARRAEGITIDWVDDLRGRGLAIDNPNAPKPVQDIGPRDADDQVRAGGLILVDVRPPEERAIASLNVPFRTLDGDQRTQLEALPKDTALAFLCHHGGRSAQAAEQFRALGFSRVHNVVGGIDAWANDVDSGVAKY; encoded by the coding sequence ATGTCCCTCGATCCCGCCCTGCGTTCCCGCATCGAAACCTTGCTCAGTTCCAACCGCGTCGTGCTGTTCATGAAAGGTCAGCCGAGCATGCCGCAGTGCGGCTTCTCCGCCAAGGCGGTGGGGGCGCTGAACGAACTGGGCGTGGATTTCGCCCACGTCAACGTGCTGGCCGACCAGGACATCCGCGAAGGCATCAAGGCCTATGGCGACTGGCCGACGATCCCGCAGCTGTACGTGGACGGCGAACTGGTCGGCGGCAGCGACATCATCCTGCAGATGGCCGGCAGCGGCGAGCTGAGCGAGCTGCTCGGCGTGCAGGCGCCGGACCGCACCCCGCCGTCGATCACCATCACCGACGCTGCCGCGGACATGCTGCGCGGCGCGCTGGCCGACGCCCCCGGCGCAACCCTGGCGCTGGCGATCGATGCGCAGTTCCAGCCGAACTTCCAGCTGGCGCCGACCGACCCCAACGCCATCGCCGCCGAGTCCAACGGCCTGCGCGTGCAGTTCGACCTGGCCAGCGCGCGCCGCGCCGAAGGCATCACCATCGACTGGGTCGACGACCTGCGCGGCCGCGGCCTGGCGATCGACAACCCGAACGCGCCCAAGCCGGTGCAGGACATCGGCCCGCGCGACGCCGACGACCAGGTGCGCGCCGGCGGCCTGATCCTGGTGGACGTGCGCCCGCCGGAAGAGCGCGCGATCGCGTCGCTGAACGTGCCGTTCCGCACCCTGGACGGCGACCAGCGCACGCAGCTGGAAGCGCTGCCGAAGGACACCGCCCTGGCGTTCCTGTGCCACCACGGCGGGCGCAGCGCGCAGGCCGCCGAGCAGTTCCGCGCGCTCGGCTTCAGCCGCGTGCACAACGTGGTCGGCGGCATCGATGCCTGGGCCAACGACGTGGACAGCGGCGTGGCGAAATACTGA
- a CDS encoding polysaccharide deacetylase family protein, whose protein sequence is MASWGMTVPETLQRVPRHPYRWLPLALASQALVAAIWWNWGWRIGLPALLASHAALVLPVFLPRAWLYAPVLSRLPGTAPQVWLTIDDGPSDDTAPLLEVLDRYQAKATFFLVGARAAARPALVREILRRGHGIGNHSHSHPQAWFWALGPRRMAREIGQAQQALAAIAGTAPRWYRSVVGMTNPFVAAPLRAHGLTRVAWSARGFDGVHCDPAATVARIVRDLTPGAIVLLHEGAAHGHNVAIVEGVLQAMRQKGLVGILPH, encoded by the coding sequence ATGGCATCATGGGGCATGACAGTTCCGGAAACGCTGCAGCGTGTCCCCCGCCACCCGTACCGCTGGCTGCCTCTGGCGCTGGCCTCGCAGGCGCTGGTCGCGGCGATCTGGTGGAACTGGGGCTGGCGGATCGGGCTGCCGGCGCTGCTGGCCTCGCATGCGGCCCTGGTGTTGCCGGTGTTCCTGCCGCGGGCCTGGCTGTACGCGCCGGTGCTCAGCCGCCTGCCCGGCACCGCGCCGCAGGTGTGGCTGACCATCGACGACGGCCCTTCCGACGACACCGCGCCGCTGCTGGAGGTGCTCGACCGCTACCAGGCCAAGGCCACTTTCTTCCTGGTCGGCGCCCGCGCCGCCGCGCGCCCGGCGCTGGTGCGCGAGATCCTGCGTCGCGGCCACGGCATCGGCAACCACAGCCACAGCCACCCGCAGGCCTGGTTCTGGGCGCTGGGGCCGCGGCGCATGGCGCGCGAGATCGGCCAGGCGCAGCAGGCGCTGGCCGCCATCGCCGGCACCGCGCCGCGCTGGTACCGCTCGGTGGTGGGCATGACCAATCCGTTCGTCGCCGCGCCGCTGCGCGCCCATGGCCTGACCCGGGTCGCCTGGAGCGCGCGCGGCTTCGACGGCGTGCACTGCGATCCCGCCGCGACCGTGGCGCGCATCGTGCGCGACCTGACGCCCGGCGCGATCGTGCTGCTGCACGAGGGCGCGGCGCATGGGCATAACGTGGCGATCGTGGAAGGTGTGTTGCAGGCGATGCGCCAGAAGGGCCTGGTCGGCATCCTGCCGCACTGA
- a CDS encoding methyltransferase, protein MTRPQALAIARAFLPTHPLGNRYDYYYTRTKLRTDPLYPGVLAALRGTDAPVLDLGCGLGLLAHALRADDQRQRYHGVDIDAAKIRRAIRIAARSALHDTRFEVVDLGLAWPEHSGSVAILDVLQYLDASMQASLLRSAAKMLTPGARLVIRSGLGDSSGRGRTSRITDVLAHLAGWMQEVPKCYPTRDSLERQLGDAGLRATFAPLYGNTPFNNWLVVAEPR, encoded by the coding sequence ATGACCCGGCCGCAGGCCCTGGCCATCGCCCGTGCCTTCCTGCCGACGCATCCGCTCGGCAATCGCTACGACTACTACTACACCCGCACCAAGCTGCGCACCGATCCGCTCTACCCCGGCGTGCTCGCCGCGCTGCGCGGCACCGACGCGCCGGTGCTGGACCTGGGCTGCGGCCTGGGCCTGCTCGCGCATGCGCTGCGCGCCGACGACCAGCGCCAGCGCTACCACGGCGTGGACATCGACGCGGCGAAGATCCGCCGCGCGATCCGCATCGCCGCGCGCAGCGCACTGCACGACACCCGCTTCGAGGTGGTCGATCTGGGCCTGGCCTGGCCCGAGCACAGTGGCAGCGTCGCGATCCTGGACGTGCTGCAATACCTCGACGCCAGCATGCAGGCCAGCCTGCTGCGCAGCGCGGCGAAGATGCTCACGCCCGGCGCCAGGCTGGTGATCCGCAGCGGCCTGGGCGACAGCAGCGGCCGCGGCCGCACCAGCCGCATCACCGACGTGCTTGCGCACCTGGCCGGCTGGATGCAGGAAGTGCCCAAGTGCTATCCCACCCGCGACAGCCTGGAACGCCAGCTCGGCGACGCCGGATTGCGCGCCACGTTCGCGCCGCTGTACGGCAACACCCCGTTCAACAACTGGCTGGTCGTGGCCGAACCGCGTTGA
- a CDS encoding SGNH/GDSL hydrolase family protein, translated as MSPTGAATSHHAPLRYLALGDSYTIGEGVADSGRWPLQLAAALRQDGIAIADPQIVATTGWTTDELAAGIDAATPQGPFALVTLLIGVNNQYRGRALDAYREQFAALLHRALGFADGQPRRVLAVSIPDWGVTAFAQTPEHDQALIGKQIDAFNAAAQACCQARAVRFVDITAASREGGGSAAMLAADGLHPSAAMYARWTGLLLPAARDALA; from the coding sequence ATGAGCCCGACCGGCGCCGCCACGTCGCACCATGCTCCGCTGCGCTATCTGGCGCTGGGCGATTCCTACACGATCGGCGAAGGCGTGGCCGACAGCGGGCGCTGGCCGCTGCAACTGGCCGCAGCGCTGCGCCAGGACGGCATCGCCATCGCCGATCCGCAGATCGTCGCCACCACCGGCTGGACCACCGACGAACTCGCTGCCGGCATCGATGCAGCCACCCCGCAAGGCCCGTTCGCGCTGGTGACGCTGCTGATCGGGGTCAACAACCAGTACCGCGGGCGCGCGCTCGACGCCTACCGCGAACAATTCGCCGCGCTGCTGCACCGCGCGCTCGGCTTCGCCGACGGCCAGCCGCGGCGGGTGCTGGCGGTGTCGATCCCGGACTGGGGCGTGACCGCGTTTGCGCAGACGCCCGAACACGATCAGGCACTGATCGGCAAGCAGATCGATGCGTTCAATGCCGCCGCGCAGGCCTGCTGCCAGGCGCGTGCGGTGCGCTTCGTGGATATCACCGCGGCCAGCCGCGAAGGCGGCGGCAGCGCCGCGATGCTCGCCGCCGACGGCCTGCATCCCTCCGCGGCGATGTATGCGCGCTGGACCGGCCTGCTGTTGCCTGCGGCGCGCGATGCGTTAGCCTAG
- a CDS encoding pyridoxal phosphate-dependent aminotransferase, which yields MPTPPIKPLAIRERLSEVRYEIRGELARRARELEAQGRKLIKLNIGNPGAFGFRAPEHLQRAIADDMGRTDPYTHQQGLPEAREAIAAAYARRQHPDAHPDRIFIGNGVSELIDLSLRALLNPGDEVLVPSPDYPLWSAATILNDGRPVYYRCAPENGFQPDPVEIETLVSSRTRAIVLINPNNPSGASYSRELLEKIVAIAAKHNLLLMVDEIYDQVLYDGADFVPVAPLAGEHACISFGGLSKVHRACGWRVGWALLSGAAERVTEFRNAMDLLGALRLCANVPGQFAIDAAVNGPDTISPLCAPGGRLYETRRAVIDACAASEHLGLVQPAGALYAFPAVVGAAARSFDDHDFALELMNDEGVLVVPGSSFNVPYRHHFRVTLLPEAAVMREVFARIDRVLARRAEAATKVVPLKPRNAAAGGR from the coding sequence ATGCCTACGCCCCCGATCAAGCCGCTCGCGATCCGCGAACGCCTGTCCGAAGTCCGCTACGAAATCCGCGGCGAACTGGCGCGGCGAGCCCGGGAGCTGGAGGCGCAGGGGCGCAAGCTGATCAAGCTCAACATCGGCAACCCCGGCGCGTTCGGGTTCCGCGCGCCGGAGCATCTGCAGCGCGCGATCGCCGACGACATGGGCCGCACCGATCCCTATACCCACCAGCAGGGCCTGCCGGAGGCGCGCGAGGCGATCGCCGCGGCCTATGCGCGGCGCCAGCACCCGGACGCGCATCCGGACCGCATCTTCATCGGCAACGGGGTCAGCGAGCTGATCGACCTGTCGCTGCGCGCGCTGCTCAATCCCGGGGACGAAGTGCTGGTGCCCTCGCCCGACTACCCGCTGTGGTCGGCCGCCACCATCCTCAACGACGGCAGGCCGGTGTATTACCGCTGCGCGCCGGAGAACGGCTTCCAGCCCGATCCGGTGGAGATCGAGACGCTGGTGTCCTCGCGCACCCGCGCCATCGTGCTGATCAACCCGAACAACCCCAGCGGCGCCAGCTATTCGCGCGAACTGCTGGAGAAGATCGTGGCGATCGCGGCCAAGCACAACCTGCTGCTGATGGTCGACGAGATCTACGATCAGGTGCTGTACGACGGCGCCGACTTCGTGCCGGTCGCGCCGCTGGCCGGCGAGCACGCGTGCATCAGTTTCGGCGGCCTGAGCAAGGTGCACCGCGCCTGCGGCTGGCGGGTGGGCTGGGCGCTGCTGTCCGGCGCCGCCGAGCGCGTCACCGAATTCCGCAACGCGATGGACCTGCTCGGCGCGCTGCGCCTGTGCGCGAACGTGCCGGGCCAGTTCGCGATCGACGCCGCGGTCAACGGCCCGGACACGATCTCGCCGCTGTGCGCGCCGGGCGGGCGCCTGTACGAGACTCGCCGCGCGGTGATCGATGCCTGCGCTGCTAGCGAACACCTGGGGCTGGTGCAGCCGGCCGGCGCGCTGTACGCGTTCCCGGCGGTGGTCGGCGCGGCCGCGCGCAGCTTCGACGACCACGATTTCGCGCTGGAGCTGATGAACGACGAAGGCGTGCTGGTGGTGCCCGGTTCCAGCTTCAACGTGCCCTACCGCCACCATTTCCGGGTGACCCTGTTGCCGGAAGCGGCGGTGATGCGCGAAGTGTTCGCGCGCATCGACCGGGTGCTGGCGCGCCGCGCCGAGGCGGCGACCAAGGTGGTGCCGCTGAAGCCGCGCAACGCGGCGGCCGGGGGGCGGTGA